The following proteins are co-located in the Prionailurus viverrinus isolate Anna chromosome A1, UM_Priviv_1.0, whole genome shotgun sequence genome:
- the LOC125148771 gene encoding vomeronasal type-1 receptor 4-like, with protein MLNINTLFQPSSKKPIDLICTHLTLANIMTILSSVIPEIINAFGVRNFLDDIGCKAVLYIYRVTRGVSLCTTSFLSIFQAIIITPSNSRWAWLKPKVSMYLFPAFFSFWIINMLIYVRVIITAVGPYNISEVGQVYSLTYCSGREPDKLQEAAFLGGMVLRDILCICLMIWTSMYMVNFLFIHRKTVQHVHRTSLCPRPSPETRATHTILALVSCFVFFYWTNTCLTIYIIYRHNVQSLENITIFLSSCYPAICPFVLIKNNNRRSFLNCNFAKTRKSSPQSMSLRGLNALTNFFDTRAM; from the coding sequence ATGTTAAACATCAACACTTTATTTCAGCCCTCCTCCAAAAAGCCTATAGATTTGATATGCACCCATTTAACTTTAGCTAATATCATGACAATTCTTTCCAGTGTGATtccagaaataataaatgcttttggGGTAAGAAATTTTCTGGATGACATTGGTTGTAAGGCAGTGCTGTACATCTACAGAGTCACACGGGGTGTCTCCCTCTGCACCACGTCTTTCCTGAGTATTTTTCAGGCCATAATTATCACTCCTAGCAACTCTAGGTGGGCATGGCTCAAACCCAAAGTCTCCATGTacctttttcctgccttcttttctttctggatcATCAACATGCTGATCTACGTCCGTGTCATCATAACTGCTGTGGGCCCCTACAACATCAGTGAAGTTGGACAAGTGTATTCACTGACATACTGTAGTGGGAGAGAACCTGATAAACTTCAGGAGGCTGCTTTTCTAGGGGGTATGGTCTTACGAGATATTCTGTGTATTTGCCTCATGATCTGGACCAGTATGTACATGGTAAACTTTCTCTTCATACATCGCAAGACAGTCCAGCATGTCCATAGGACCAGCCTCTGCCCAAGACCATCTCCTGAAACCAGGGCCACCCACACAATCCTGGCACTGGTgagctgctttgttttcttttactggaCCAACACTTGCCTTACCATTTACATAATTTACAGGCATAATGTACAAAGTCTGGAGAACATTactatttttctctcctcttgttATCCAGCAATCTGCCCTTTTGTGCtgatcaaaaataataatagacgATCATTTCTGAACTGTAACTTTGCAAAAACGAGAAAGTCCTCACCACAGTCTATGTCCCTTAGAGGTTTGAACGCCCTCACAAACTTCTTTGACACAAGAGCCATGTGA